A genomic window from Methanobacterium sp. BRmetb2 includes:
- a CDS encoding methanogenesis marker 5 protein, producing MKIAIFPPNSLILADMVERRGHEPLVVQKEIRKKVTEAEIDSPPLNITEEEPIKGLKYAAIEVPSGVRGRMAIFGPLIDEADAAIIMDDAPFGFGCIGCARTNELSVYYLRQRGIPTLELNYPNNREETIEVINKINTFLDELEEKNG from the coding sequence CTGAAAATAGCAATATTTCCACCAAATTCGCTGATTTTAGCAGATATGGTTGAAAGAAGAGGACACGAACCTTTAGTTGTACAAAAAGAAATAAGGAAAAAGGTAACAGAAGCAGAAATAGATTCACCGCCTTTAAATATAACAGAAGAAGAACCAATAAAAGGTCTTAAGTATGCAGCCATTGAAGTTCCATCCGGGGTAAGGGGTAGAATGGCAATTTTCGGTCCATTAATTGATGAAGCCGATGCAGCCATAATTATGGATGATGCACCGTTTGGTTTTGGTTGTATTGGATGTGCCCGTACCAATGAACTTTCAGTTTACTACCTTCGACAAAGGGGAATACCAACCCTGGAACTTAATTATCCTAATAATCGAGAAGAAACTATAGAAGTAATCAATAAAATTAACACTTTTTTAGATGAACTGGAGGAAAAAAATGGTTAA
- a CDS encoding methanogenesis marker 15 protein — MVKIAQISCGTEYSGIQKEIEKAAATFGAEITIPETDLDYINEAYEKFGFRAASSGIRLMIARAMSLVEGKSEADAVFIATCFRCAEGALVRNEIRRFIQKNTNLPVVTYSFTERTKADELFIRMEALSTIVARKSLLAREKQEGLTLGIDSGSTTTKVVLMEDNKIIGTGWLPTTDVIASAQEGIDSALKETEYKMQDIEGIGVTGYGRLTIGKHLKADLIQEELSVNSKGAVFLADHQKGEATVLDIGGMDNKVITVNDAIPDNFTMGGICAGASGRFLEITSRRLGVDITELGPLAMKGNHENALLNSYCIVFGIQDLVTSLAAGCTKADVASAACFSVAEQVYEQQLQEIDVRAPVIQVGGTSLIDGLVHAVSTILGGIEVIVPENSQYIGAVGGALLVSGLGTRK, encoded by the coding sequence ATGGTTAAAATTGCCCAAATATCCTGCGGAACCGAATACAGCGGTATCCAAAAAGAGATAGAAAAAGCAGCCGCTACTTTTGGTGCTGAAATTACTATTCCCGAGACGGATTTGGATTATATCAATGAAGCATATGAAAAATTTGGTTTCAGAGCTGCAAGTTCAGGGATAAGGTTGATGATTGCACGGGCCATGTCTTTAGTTGAAGGAAAGAGTGAGGCCGATGCAGTTTTTATAGCTACTTGTTTTAGATGTGCCGAAGGCGCATTAGTTCGTAATGAAATTCGAAGATTCATCCAAAAAAACACTAATTTGCCAGTTGTAACCTATTCATTTACAGAGAGAACCAAGGCAGATGAACTTTTTATTAGAATGGAAGCATTATCTACAATAGTTGCACGAAAAAGTTTACTTGCCCGGGAGAAACAGGAAGGACTTACTCTAGGTATAGATTCTGGTTCCACAACCACTAAAGTAGTTTTAATGGAAGATAATAAAATTATAGGTACAGGATGGCTCCCAACAACTGATGTTATAGCTTCTGCTCAAGAAGGGATAGACAGTGCATTGAAAGAAACTGAATACAAGATGCAGGATATAGAAGGAATTGGTGTAACTGGTTATGGGAGATTAACCATAGGTAAACACTTAAAAGCAGATTTAATACAAGAAGAATTAAGTGTAAACTCAAAAGGAGCTGTATTCCTGGCAGATCATCAAAAAGGCGAAGCTACTGTTCTTGATATTGGTGGAATGGATAATAAGGTAATCACAGTTAACGATGCAATCCCGGACAACTTCACCATGGGGGGGATATGTGCTGGGGCATCTGGAAGATTTTTGGAGATTACATCAAGACGATTAGGTGTAGATATCACTGAACTGGGACCTTTAGCAATGAAAGGCAATCATGAAAATGCTTTACTTAACAGTTACTGTATTGTATTCGGTATCCAGGATCTGGTCACATCTCTTGCTGCAGGATGTACAAAAGCAGACGTAGCTTCGGCAGCATGTTTTTCAGTAGCAGAACAAGTATATGAACAACAACTTCAAGAAATTGATGTAAGAGCACCTGTAATCCAAGTAGGGGGAACGTCTCTAATTGATGGTTTAGTACATGCTGTAAGTACCATACTCGGGGGTATAGAAGTTATTGTTCCAGAAAACTCACAATATATTGGTGCTGTAG